A window from Polyangium spumosum encodes these proteins:
- the surE gene encoding 5'/3'-nucleotidase SurE has protein sequence MEDTRPLILLSNDDGYASEGLRALAQELARYGRVVVCAPEVNQSATSHSLSLHRILRLRTVSEDVFAIDGTPADCVYVAMHSNGRVLPRKPDLVVSGMNHGLNLGVDVFYSGTVAAAREGAMRGVPAVAVSADAKADRRAAAAIGARIAMETLEAFRRSPGARAPLFNVNVPPGDAWPVRPTKIGARLYTESVIFREDPRGQEYLWIGGGGVRHDHVHGSDTEAFDEGAVGVTPLTLDLSSPEHRDLCVAACAAVSLGEREG, from the coding sequence GTGGAGGACACGCGCCCGCTCATCCTGCTCTCGAACGACGATGGATACGCCTCCGAGGGCCTGCGCGCGCTCGCGCAGGAGCTCGCCCGGTACGGCCGCGTGGTCGTGTGCGCGCCCGAGGTGAACCAGAGCGCGACGAGCCACTCGCTCAGCCTGCACCGGATCTTACGGCTTCGAACGGTCTCCGAGGACGTGTTCGCCATCGACGGGACGCCGGCCGACTGTGTCTACGTCGCGATGCACTCGAACGGCCGGGTCCTCCCGCGCAAGCCCGACCTCGTGGTGTCCGGGATGAACCACGGGCTGAACCTCGGCGTGGACGTGTTCTACTCGGGCACGGTCGCCGCCGCGCGTGAGGGCGCGATGCGCGGGGTGCCGGCGGTCGCGGTGTCGGCCGACGCGAAGGCCGATCGACGCGCCGCGGCTGCGATCGGCGCGCGTATCGCGATGGAGACGCTCGAGGCCTTCCGGCGCTCGCCGGGGGCGCGCGCGCCGCTCTTCAACGTGAACGTCCCGCCGGGCGACGCCTGGCCCGTGCGGCCCACGAAGATCGGCGCGCGCCTCTACACGGAGAGCGTGATCTTCCGGGAAGATCCACGCGGCCAGGAGTACCTCTGGATCGGCGGCGGCGGCGTGCGGCACGATCACGTGCACGGCTCGGACACCGAGGCCTTCGACGAGGGCGCCGTCGGCGTCACACCCCTCACGCTCGACCTCTCGTCGCCCGAGCACCGCGACCTCTGCGTGGCGGCGTGCGCGGCCGTTTCCTTGGGCGAACGCGAAGGCTAG
- a CDS encoding aldehyde dehydrogenase family protein, with protein MDVQQDEQPSEAQAAAPGTNETNETSAEPAQDGPFPAQSPLDGSALSPVTATPPSEIPELARKARAAQEAWSKKTARERASVIAPVKQRLLARAEEIADLLHHECGKPIEEAALAEVLPNADLVDYWTDSIEELLEGTTIELDPLAYPGKLGRIHKAPRGLVGLITPWNYPVAIPLRTIVPALLAGNAVLFKPSEVTPRAGALVASLFEGLLPDGLLALVQGGGDVGAAIVDEADVVVFTGSVATGRRVAVRCAERLIPCSLELGGKDAAIVMADAPVERTANGIVWGAFTNAGQNCASIERVYVDRSIAEKLVPKIVELTKKLEPGRDTAVLTTSRQCDIVRRHLAEAVASGAEVLAGGAPEEGSLAFAPTVVKLDHEDTPLLREETFGPLLPIVIVDGVEDAITRVNASTFGLTTSLWTRRVGAAHELARRLKTGVVTINNHGFTAAVAAAPWTGTGESGYGITNSPHALAELTRPQFVLEDRSRAARELWWYPYTPVLRKIAFAMARARGGAGLFGRIAAVFELVAALPKRLLGG; from the coding sequence ATGGACGTGCAGCAAGACGAGCAGCCGTCGGAGGCGCAGGCGGCCGCCCCCGGGACGAACGAGACGAACGAGACGAGCGCAGAGCCCGCGCAAGACGGCCCCTTCCCCGCGCAAAGCCCGCTCGATGGGTCCGCGTTGTCGCCCGTGACGGCGACGCCGCCGAGCGAGATCCCCGAGCTCGCTCGCAAGGCGCGCGCGGCGCAGGAGGCCTGGTCGAAGAAGACGGCGCGGGAGCGGGCGAGCGTGATCGCGCCCGTGAAGCAGCGGCTGCTCGCGCGCGCCGAGGAGATCGCGGACCTCCTGCACCACGAGTGCGGCAAGCCCATCGAGGAGGCCGCGCTCGCCGAGGTGCTGCCGAACGCCGACCTCGTCGACTACTGGACCGATTCGATCGAGGAGCTGCTCGAAGGCACGACGATCGAGCTCGATCCCCTCGCCTACCCGGGCAAGCTCGGGCGGATCCACAAGGCGCCGCGAGGGCTCGTCGGGCTGATCACGCCGTGGAACTACCCCGTGGCGATCCCGCTCCGGACCATCGTCCCGGCGCTGCTCGCCGGCAACGCCGTGCTCTTCAAGCCGAGCGAGGTCACGCCGCGGGCGGGCGCGCTCGTGGCGTCGCTCTTCGAAGGGCTCCTGCCGGACGGGCTGCTCGCGCTCGTGCAAGGCGGCGGCGATGTGGGCGCGGCGATCGTCGACGAGGCAGACGTCGTGGTCTTCACGGGCAGCGTGGCGACGGGCAGGCGCGTGGCGGTGCGCTGCGCCGAGCGGCTGATCCCGTGCTCGCTCGAGCTCGGCGGCAAGGACGCGGCCATCGTGATGGCCGACGCGCCCGTCGAGCGCACGGCGAACGGCATCGTGTGGGGCGCGTTCACGAACGCGGGGCAGAACTGCGCGTCGATCGAGCGCGTGTACGTGGATCGGTCGATCGCCGAGAAGCTCGTGCCGAAGATCGTGGAGCTGACGAAGAAGCTCGAGCCGGGCCGCGACACGGCCGTGCTCACGACCTCGCGGCAATGCGACATCGTGCGGCGTCACCTCGCGGAGGCCGTGGCGAGCGGCGCGGAGGTGCTCGCGGGAGGCGCGCCCGAGGAAGGGTCGCTCGCGTTCGCGCCGACGGTCGTGAAGCTCGATCACGAGGACACGCCGCTCCTGCGCGAGGAGACGTTCGGGCCCCTCCTGCCGATCGTGATCGTGGACGGGGTGGAGGACGCGATCACGCGGGTGAACGCGTCGACGTTCGGGCTGACGACGAGCCTGTGGACGCGGCGCGTGGGCGCGGCGCACGAGCTCGCGCGTAGGCTCAAGACGGGCGTGGTGACGATCAACAACCACGGGTTCACGGCGGCCGTGGCCGCGGCGCCCTGGACGGGCACGGGCGAGAGCGGCTACGGCATCACGAACAGCCCGCACGCCCTCGCCGAGCTGACGCGTCCGCAGTTCGTGCTCGAGGACCGGAGCCGCGCCGCGCGGGAGCTCTGGTGGTACCCGTACACGCCCGTGCTCCGCAAGATCGCCTTCGCGATGGCGCGCGCCCGGGGCGGGGCGGGCCTGTTCGGCCGTATCGCCGCGGTCTTCGAACTCGTCGCCGCGCTGCCGAAGCGCCTGCTCGGAGGTTGA
- a CDS encoding adenine phosphoribosyltransferase, with product MTSFDPDKLPGAHALVYLESRLRDVPDFPKPGILFKDITPLLADPRALHITIDLLAERFVGERIDLVVGIESRGFIFGGAVATRLNAGFVPVRKLGKLPWKTDRLTYALEYGEAELEMHVDSIPRGARVLIVDDVLATGGTASAAAELARRQGGVVAAFAFVVELDFLAGRSRLDGDDDGTRPAVYSLVHVGG from the coding sequence ATGACCTCGTTCGATCCCGACAAGCTCCCCGGGGCGCACGCGCTCGTGTACCTCGAATCACGGCTCCGCGACGTGCCGGACTTCCCCAAGCCGGGCATCCTGTTCAAGGACATCACGCCGCTGCTCGCGGATCCCCGCGCGCTGCACATCACGATCGATCTGCTCGCGGAGCGGTTCGTCGGCGAGCGAATCGACCTCGTGGTGGGCATCGAGTCGCGCGGGTTCATCTTCGGCGGCGCGGTGGCGACGCGGCTCAACGCGGGCTTCGTGCCCGTGCGCAAGCTCGGCAAGCTGCCGTGGAAGACGGATCGGCTGACGTACGCGCTCGAGTACGGCGAGGCCGAGCTCGAGATGCACGTCGACTCGATCCCACGAGGCGCGCGTGTGCTCATCGTCGACGACGTGCTCGCCACGGGCGGCACGGCGAGCGCGGCCGCGGAGCTCGCGCGCAGGCAAGGCGGCGTCGTCGCGGCCTTCGCGTTCGTGGTGGAGCTCGACTTCCTCGCGGGGCGATCCCGGCTCGACGGCGACGACGACGGCACACGGCCGGCCGTGTACTCGCTCGTGCACGTCGGCGGCTAG